One segment of Anomalospiza imberbis isolate Cuckoo-Finch-1a 21T00152 chromosome 2, ASM3175350v1, whole genome shotgun sequence DNA contains the following:
- the ZAR1L gene encoding protein ZAR1-like has product MNSFVCSPFSTYQNFRSSPALGRGWDAAAKQPSWKQSKSGGISPFLGGPFTPLPSDYLDSCRRAQLQALLSQVDPARAPQPRRARTKEAAVQVSLRADVAVQCSLGPRTLPPARAFSPAALRAPGRLALYSPVPDRLSAPLPEKAAPTEQTPTADGGKEQQQGPAGAAPPPRQEPVGTRREETAAPRQRAAFQFLEQKYGYFHCKDCKTRWESAYVWCISGSNKVYFKQLCRKCQKGYNPYRVETIQCQICSKTSCSCPQRKRHIDLKRPHRQELCGRCKGKRLSCDSTYSFKYIV; this is encoded by the exons ATGAACAGCTTCGTCTGTTCCCCCTTCAGCACGTACCAGAACTTCAGGAGCAGCCCCGCGCTCGGCCGCGGCTGGGACGCTGCGGCCAAGCagcccagctggaagcagagcaAGAGTGGCGGCATCAGCCCCTTCCTCGGGGGGCCCTTCACGCCGCTGCCCTCCGACTACCTGGACAGCTGCCGGCGGGCGCAGCTCCAGGCGCTGCTGTCGCAGGTGGACCCCGCGCGGGCCCCGCAGCCACGCCGGGCCAGAACGAAGGAGGCGGCGGTGCAGGTGAGCCTGCGGGCCGACGTGGCCGTGCAGTGCTCGCTGGGGCCGCGCACGCTGCCGCCCGCCCGCGCCTTCAGCCCCGCCGCCCTGCGCGCCCCGGGACGCCTGGCCCTCTACTCACCCGTGCCCGACCGCCTCTCCGCGCCGCTCCCGGAGAAGGCAGCGCCGACCGAGCAGACGCCGACGGCGGACGGCggcaaggagcagcagcagggcccggcgggggccgcgccgccgccgcgccagGAGCCGGTGGGGACGCGGCGGGAGGAGACCGCGGCTCCCAGGCAGAGAGCTGCCTTCCAG TTCTTGGAGCAGAAGTATGGCTATTTCCACTGCAAAGACTGCAAGACCAGATGGGAGAGTGCTTACGTGTGGTGCATTTCTGGAAGCAACAAG GTGTACTTCAAGCAGCTCTGTCGCAAATGCCAAAAGGGCTACAATCCCTACAGAGTGGAAACAATCCAGTGCCAG ATTTGTTCCAAGACTAGTTGCTCTTGCCCTCAGAGGAAGAGACATATTGATCTCAAGAGACCTCACCGCCAAGAACTCTGCGGCCGCTGCAAAGGCAAAAGGCTGTCCTGTGATAGCACTTACAGCTTCAAATACATTGTCTGA